A portion of the Leptospira inadai serovar Lyme str. 10 genome contains these proteins:
- a CDS encoding type II toxin-antitoxin system RelE family toxin — translation MSAEYRIAETELFQSKLKDRQFSHLQKKLTDYAYPILKKNPFFGPNIKKLKGEFDGLYRYRIGKYRLFYLIKDSELLVIFVDIDKRKDGYR, via the coding sequence TTGTCCGCTGAATATAGAATTGCGGAAACCGAATTATTTCAAAGTAAGCTTAAAGATCGCCAATTCTCTCATCTTCAAAAAAAATTGACGGATTACGCATACCCCATTCTAAAAAAGAATCCATTTTTTGGGCCGAATATCAAAAAGCTGAAAGGCGAGTTTGACGGTCTCTATAGATACCGTATTGGTAAGTATCGTTTATTCTATTTGATTAAAGATAGCGAACTATTAGTCATCTTCGTCGATATTGATAAGCGAAAAGACGGCTACAGGTAA
- a CDS encoding M24 family metallopeptidase, which translates to MPVRIEKGFLSRLSSRISRYRSESIKTPSEEEKEGFRKAQRLAYRCVTEIEKEMQEGWTEIQTVKRMDTFLRDHGVRIFLHRPFAWFGEHARFDGFKRYTQFHPSKKRLTASESFILDVSPVADGYIGDIGYSSSLGEHTELNSGMEYLLKLRKEIPGYFTSSLSASEIWWKIDREAKQKGFDNVHSLYPFAVLGHRIYKVNFPNISFPLLPISFASWFSLQGSYEFLSHKVLPELLTPDHEGDKTGLWAIEPHLGKGKTGFKFEEILVVEKERAYWLDEDVPHVKKIRKL; encoded by the coding sequence ATGCCAGTACGAATAGAAAAAGGATTCTTGTCCAGATTATCCTCCAGGATTTCGCGATACCGCTCCGAATCGATCAAGACTCCGAGTGAAGAAGAGAAGGAAGGTTTTCGAAAAGCCCAAAGGCTTGCCTATCGATGCGTTACCGAGATCGAAAAGGAAATGCAGGAAGGATGGACGGAGATCCAAACCGTAAAACGTATGGATACTTTTTTAAGAGATCATGGAGTAAGGATATTTTTGCACCGGCCTTTTGCCTGGTTCGGAGAGCATGCAAGATTTGACGGTTTTAAACGGTACACTCAGTTCCATCCGAGTAAAAAAAGATTAACCGCAAGCGAGTCCTTTATCTTGGATGTTTCTCCCGTAGCGGACGGATACATCGGAGATATAGGTTATTCGTCCTCTTTGGGCGAACATACGGAATTGAATTCCGGAATGGAATATCTTCTGAAACTTCGAAAAGAAATTCCCGGATACTTCACCTCTTCTCTGAGCGCGTCGGAGATTTGGTGGAAAATCGATCGCGAAGCCAAGCAGAAGGGTTTTGATAACGTGCACTCGTTATATCCGTTCGCGGTTTTAGGACATCGAATCTATAAAGTAAATTTTCCTAATATATCCTTTCCTTTATTGCCGATCAGCTTTGCCAGTTGGTTTAGTCTTCAGGGGTCCTACGAATTTTTGAGCCATAAGGTCTTACCGGAACTTCTAACTCCCGATCATGAAGGGGATAAAACAGGCTTATGGGCAATCGAACCTCACCTCGGGAAAGGCAAGACCGGCTTTAAGTTCGAAGAAATCCTAGTGGTGGAAAAAGAGAGAGCCTACTGGCTGGATGAAGATGTTCCTCATGTAAAGAAAATCAGGAAATTGTAA
- a CDS encoding DoxX family protein — protein sequence MELIVLLARILFGAIFIVAGPGHFSSERIAHAAQLGVPLASIMVPLSGMIAFLGGLSIVSGFKATWGAWLIVLFLVPVTVMMHQFWNATDPTVIRVQQAMFMKNLAMLGGALLITHFGSGPFSLKE from the coding sequence ATGGAATTAATTGTGCTGTTAGCGCGAATTCTTTTCGGTGCTATTTTTATTGTTGCGGGGCCGGGACATTTCTCTTCGGAAAGGATAGCCCATGCCGCGCAACTAGGAGTCCCGCTCGCTTCTATCATGGTTCCTCTTTCGGGTATGATCGCCTTTCTTGGGGGTTTGAGCATTGTTTCGGGGTTTAAGGCAACCTGGGGTGCCTGGTTAATCGTGTTATTTCTCGTACCAGTCACGGTTATGATGCATCAGTTTTGGAACGCCACGGATCCCACGGTTATCCGTGTTCAACAAGCAATGTTTATGAAGAATCTTGCGATGCTAGGCGGAGCTTTGCTAATTACTCATTTCGGATCGGGACCGTTCAGTTTGAAAGAGTGA
- a CDS encoding SMP-30/gluconolactonase/LRE family protein: protein MNINHNIIICILISCVIGCNPEKIKIGGAYRLGDIPANILEVETKQDPFLNGLKVEMTDLPGHDDLIFDSQKKLGYASGMDGWIWKLDWVERKSSRWLRLPVNPAGMQYSDNSKNKILACASRLGGESYEETDRVGLYEVEIATKKLNPLVLDLPITEKEEFEKVYASSERRPILLRDLTSANSRPFSLCNDLAVSADGNRIYITEPFERTEASMGSGAVPEAIGLYPHGKLWMYDRKAGSISLVLNGFTFVDGILLEENPSGIEESVIFTETSKFRILRAFISGKNEGKSEVLFENLPGLADGLERDAEGRIWTGIIKRRSGLINFVHGNPWMKSVLLSLPQWLLPISKKTGFLVLDSKAKKALYYSLHDGSKIRDISVAVPIEGRVYFPSFDRSSRGLYSLAISELRLRE from the coding sequence ATGAATATAAATCATAATATTATTATATGTATCCTTATTTCGTGCGTAATCGGCTGTAATCCCGAAAAAATCAAAATAGGAGGAGCGTATCGGTTGGGAGATATTCCCGCGAATATCCTAGAAGTAGAGACAAAGCAGGATCCGTTTTTGAACGGCTTGAAAGTGGAAATGACCGATCTTCCCGGTCACGACGATTTGATTTTTGACTCGCAAAAGAAACTAGGGTATGCATCGGGTATGGACGGTTGGATCTGGAAATTGGACTGGGTTGAGAGGAAGTCTTCCCGATGGTTGCGTCTCCCCGTAAATCCCGCCGGCATGCAATATTCCGACAATAGCAAGAACAAGATTTTGGCCTGCGCCTCTAGATTAGGGGGAGAGTCCTACGAAGAAACCGACCGGGTCGGTCTCTATGAGGTTGAGATCGCTACCAAGAAATTAAATCCTTTGGTATTGGATCTCCCGATAACGGAAAAAGAAGAATTCGAAAAAGTTTATGCATCCTCCGAAAGACGGCCTATTTTGTTAAGAGACCTAACTTCCGCCAACTCCAGACCGTTTTCTCTTTGCAATGATCTTGCCGTATCCGCGGATGGAAATCGCATCTATATCACCGAACCGTTCGAAAGAACGGAAGCCTCCATGGGGAGCGGCGCGGTACCGGAAGCGATCGGCCTGTATCCTCACGGGAAACTTTGGATGTACGATCGAAAAGCGGGATCTATCTCACTGGTCTTAAACGGATTCACTTTCGTAGACGGAATCCTTTTGGAGGAAAATCCGTCGGGGATAGAGGAGTCGGTTATTTTTACGGAGACTTCCAAATTTAGAATTCTAAGGGCTTTTATCTCAGGTAAGAACGAAGGAAAATCGGAAGTTCTCTTTGAAAACTTGCCCGGTTTAGCGGATGGACTCGAACGGGATGCGGAAGGACGGATCTGGACAGGAATCATTAAGCGAAGATCCGGTCTTATCAACTTTGTTCATGGTAATCCCTGGATGAAGTCCGTCCTCCTCTCTCTTCCGCAATGGCTTTTGCCGATCTCTAAAAAAACGGGCTTTCTCGTTCTGGACTCGAAAGCAAAGAAGGCTTTATATTACTCTTTGCATGACGGCTCCAAGATTCGGGATATTTCCGTCGCTGTTCCCATCGAAGGAAGAGTCTATTTTCCTTCTTTCGATCGATCCTCAAGAGGATTGTATTCTCTTGCGATCTCCGAGTTGAGACTGAGGGAATGA
- a CDS encoding TIGR04388 family protein, with translation MINKDTNQVRQFQTKERFSSFTLLLSYLWVLFAPVSVLYSQPANVPDFIAPQLSNQTFNQYVNQANQAHSLEVWNTIVSQGFGVFKASWENLASQEIAALEASVHSQYANDPATAAYIDKMIVSLAKTTVADESVNIANNYGKDILR, from the coding sequence ATGATCAACAAAGATACGAATCAAGTACGGCAATTTCAAACGAAGGAGAGATTTTCTTCCTTTACTCTTCTGCTTAGTTATCTTTGGGTCCTCTTTGCTCCGGTTTCCGTTCTCTATTCCCAGCCCGCGAATGTCCCGGATTTTATTGCTCCTCAACTTTCGAATCAAACTTTTAATCAGTACGTAAACCAGGCGAACCAAGCCCATTCCTTAGAAGTTTGGAATACGATCGTGAGCCAGGGCTTCGGGGTCTTTAAGGCGTCTTGGGAGAATCTGGCGAGCCAGGAAATCGCGGCCTTAGAAGCTAGCGTCCATTCGCAGTATGCGAATGATCCGGCGACTGCGGCGTATATCGATAAAATGATCGTGAGCCTCGCAAAAACTACAGTAGCAGATGAAAGTGTCAATATAGCGAACAACTACGGCAAGGATATCTTAAGATGA
- a CDS encoding helix-turn-helix transcriptional regulator, with protein MGFPRKDILYLWNSRVIFATNAMQTDFHEHYAATLAISLKSNICIETDKGKEEYRAALVAPNTYHRTVSPGVEMVSLLIDPETYEYGAISEFVGAGKVKRLEVSAFLPVMERLWELYYGNLNDSQAWELHLDLLQCVCPFRKLEKNMDERVKKIANKIRTELPDSIRMKEIGKDFSISEDRLIRLFKENLGIPLRRYLLWVRVMSTVKLLKEGKNLTEAAHFAGFSDSAHFTRTFKENFGFVPSFFFGNLKSIEVRFCESPGFGS; from the coding sequence ATGGGCTTTCCTCGCAAAGACATCCTATATCTGTGGAACAGCCGCGTGATATTCGCAACGAATGCGATGCAGACCGATTTTCATGAACATTATGCAGCAACTTTGGCGATTTCGTTGAAATCGAATATCTGTATTGAGACCGACAAAGGAAAGGAAGAATATAGGGCTGCCTTGGTCGCACCGAATACTTATCATCGAACGGTTTCTCCCGGAGTGGAAATGGTATCTTTGCTCATCGATCCTGAAACGTACGAGTACGGAGCCATCTCCGAATTCGTAGGAGCAGGAAAGGTTAAGCGATTGGAAGTTTCCGCGTTTCTTCCTGTCATGGAGAGGTTGTGGGAATTATATTATGGAAATTTAAATGATTCTCAAGCTTGGGAACTCCATCTTGACTTATTGCAATGCGTGTGTCCTTTTCGAAAATTGGAAAAGAACATGGACGAAAGAGTCAAAAAGATCGCGAATAAAATTCGAACGGAATTGCCGGACAGCATCCGGATGAAAGAGATAGGCAAGGACTTTTCGATTTCCGAAGATCGATTGATTCGTCTCTTCAAGGAAAATTTGGGAATTCCTCTCAGAAGATATTTACTATGGGTCCGGGTCATGAGTACGGTGAAACTTTTAAAGGAAGGAAAAAATCTCACCGAAGCCGCGCACTTTGCCGGATTTTCGGACTCTGCACATTTTACCCGCACGTTTAAGGAGAATTTCGGATTCGTGCCCTCTTTTTTTTTCGGTAATTTAAAATCGATCGAAGTCCGATTCTGCGAATCGCCAGGCTTTGGCTCCTAA